Proteins from a single region of Geothrix sp. PMB-07:
- the pnp gene encoding polyribonucleotide nucleotidyltransferase, with protein sequence MNALKFNPTTVSVDLGGTPISIETGRIAKQAHGAVVVRQGDTMVLVAVCYGTPREGIDFFPLTVDYREPVLAAGKIPGGWFKREGKPTTKETLTSRLIDRPLRPLFEEGYNGDTMITAQVLSYDGQHAPETLAMVGASAALIISEIPFVNPVGGVRVGRVNGQLIVNPTVDQRADSDIDLLVAGTADALVMVECGAKEVLEADMVKALAFGHEQIKTLVKLQKDLQAKVGKPKVAAVKAERNEALYQEVAAAFAEKLFAALTMKVKIESYKTIDLLKKEAVAQFCTDKPELKKDLVACFDELKETLFRNAILKQGVRLDGRRFDQIRPLNIEVGVLPAAHGSCLFTRGETQALVTATLGTIQNTQIIDGLEEEYKKKFYLHYNFPGYSVGECKPNRGPGRREIGHGMLAERSLFAVFPTPEENPYTVRVVSDITESNGSSSMATICGGTLALMDAGIKLKSPVAGVAMGLVSDGDKFVVLSDIAGQEDHYGDMDFKVAGTEKGITALQMDIKIGGITTEILTKALDQAKAGRLHLLDLMGQVLAAPRSEFASNAPQMHSIQLPKEKIRDVIGKGGATIRNIIEVSGCEVNIDDDGLCQVAGPTQEKLQVALKMIGDLIQSAEVGKTYLGKVAKVVEFGAFVTILPGLDGLLHVSEIAHHRVANPSDELNEGQEVMVKCIGIDEKSGKIKLSRKALIPKPEGADAELEGEANGEEPRREQRPRPRRN encoded by the coding sequence ATGAATGCATTGAAATTCAATCCCACCACCGTTTCGGTGGATCTGGGCGGCACGCCCATTTCCATCGAGACCGGCCGCATCGCCAAGCAGGCCCACGGCGCCGTCGTGGTTCGCCAAGGCGACACCATGGTCCTCGTGGCCGTGTGCTACGGCACCCCCCGCGAAGGCATCGACTTCTTCCCCCTCACCGTGGACTACCGCGAGCCCGTGCTGGCCGCTGGCAAGATCCCCGGTGGCTGGTTCAAGCGCGAGGGCAAGCCCACCACCAAGGAAACCCTCACCAGCCGCCTGATTGACCGCCCCCTGCGCCCCCTCTTCGAGGAAGGCTACAACGGCGACACCATGATCACCGCCCAGGTGCTCAGCTACGACGGCCAGCATGCCCCCGAGACGCTCGCCATGGTGGGCGCCTCAGCAGCCCTCATCATCAGCGAGATCCCCTTCGTGAACCCCGTGGGCGGTGTTCGCGTGGGCCGCGTCAACGGCCAGCTCATCGTGAATCCCACAGTGGATCAGCGCGCCGACAGCGACATCGACCTGCTGGTGGCTGGCACTGCCGACGCCCTCGTTATGGTGGAGTGCGGCGCCAAGGAAGTGCTGGAAGCCGACATGGTGAAGGCCCTGGCCTTCGGCCATGAGCAGATCAAGACCCTGGTGAAGCTCCAGAAGGACCTGCAGGCCAAGGTCGGCAAGCCCAAGGTCGCCGCCGTCAAGGCCGAGCGCAACGAGGCCCTCTACCAGGAAGTGGCCGCCGCCTTCGCCGAGAAGCTCTTCGCGGCACTGACCATGAAGGTGAAGATCGAGAGCTACAAGACCATCGACCTCCTCAAGAAGGAGGCCGTAGCCCAGTTCTGCACTGACAAGCCCGAGCTGAAGAAGGATCTCGTCGCCTGCTTCGACGAGCTGAAGGAGACGCTCTTCCGCAACGCCATCCTCAAGCAGGGTGTGCGCCTGGACGGCCGCAGGTTCGACCAGATCCGCCCCCTCAACATCGAGGTCGGCGTCCTGCCCGCGGCCCACGGCAGCTGCCTCTTCACCCGCGGTGAGACCCAGGCCCTGGTGACCGCCACGCTGGGCACCATCCAGAACACCCAGATCATCGACGGCCTGGAAGAAGAGTACAAGAAGAAGTTCTACCTGCACTACAACTTCCCCGGCTACTCCGTGGGCGAGTGCAAGCCCAACCGCGGGCCCGGCCGCCGCGAGATCGGCCACGGCATGCTGGCCGAGCGCTCACTCTTCGCCGTCTTCCCCACCCCCGAGGAAAACCCCTACACCGTGCGTGTGGTCTCCGACATCACCGAGAGCAACGGCTCCTCGTCCATGGCCACCATCTGCGGCGGCACCCTCGCCCTGATGGATGCCGGCATCAAGCTCAAGTCCCCGGTGGCGGGCGTGGCCATGGGCCTCGTCAGCGACGGTGACAAGTTCGTGGTCCTGTCCGACATCGCCGGCCAGGAAGACCACTACGGCGACATGGACTTCAAGGTCGCCGGCACTGAGAAGGGCATCACCGCCCTCCAGATGGACATCAAGATCGGCGGCATCACCACCGAGATCCTCACCAAGGCCCTCGATCAGGCCAAGGCCGGCCGCCTGCACTTGTTGGACCTCATGGGCCAGGTGCTCGCCGCCCCCCGCAGTGAGTTCGCCAGCAACGCCCCCCAGATGCACAGCATTCAGCTCCCCAAGGAGAAGATCCGCGACGTCATCGGCAAGGGCGGCGCCACCATCCGCAACATCATCGAGGTGAGCGGCTGCGAAGTGAACATCGACGACGACGGCCTCTGTCAGGTCGCCGGCCCCACCCAGGAAAAGCTGCAGGTGGCCCTCAAAATGATCGGCGACCTCATCCAGAGCGCCGAGGTTGGCAAAACCTACCTGGGCAAGGTGGCCAAGGTGGTTGAGTTCGGCGCCTTCGTGACCATCCTCCCCGGCCTCGATGGCCTGCTCCACGTCAGCGAGATCGCCCACCACCGCGTGGCCAACCCCTCCGACGAACTGAACGAGGGCCAGGAAGTCATGGTCAAGTGCATCGGCATCGACGAAAAGAGCGGCAAGATCAAGCTCAGCCGGAAGGCTCTGATCCCAAAGCCTGAGGGGGCGGATGCTGAGCTTGAGGGTGAAGCGAATGGCGAGGAACCGCGTCGTGAACAGAGACCCAGGCCTCGGCGCAATTAA
- a CDS encoding alginate lyase family protein — MLSANRFRFLNQEMELSCKEDWQSERMSKLWTYNLHYFDDLNADSAHDRIAWHSELIRRWIRDNPPAHGVGWEPYPLSLRIINWIKWAFAGGSLEPAARQSLAIQTRHLRKRLEYHLLGNHLFANAKALVFAGCFFEGEEAENWLRCGMRILERQIPEQVLADGGHFERSTMYHALAFEDMLDLANLAKVFPLSFRPWAAQVSGWPEVIQNMGSWLKAMCHPDQEIGFFNDAALGIAPPTCELLAYASRLGFDWPEDRRAVVHLEPSGYVRACIGDAMLLIDVAPVGPDYLPGHAHADTLSFEFSLFGQRILVNSGTSRYGLGSEREAERGTGAHSTVQIDGRNSSEVWGGFRVARRAYPSGVRVHSENEAIVIEASHTGYHWLPGRPVHRRRWVLGKGKLEVHDTVSGGFSEAISRMYFHPVVGLTLEGSGGQAIWRDKVVRWWTDSQSASLESSAWHPEFGVSLPNRCIQLLIQPAKVAASCCFILDWT; from the coding sequence CCAGGAAATGGAACTGAGCTGCAAAGAAGACTGGCAATCAGAACGGATGTCCAAACTCTGGACATACAACCTTCACTATTTCGATGATTTGAATGCCGATTCGGCTCATGACCGCATTGCTTGGCATTCTGAACTGATTCGTCGATGGATTCGGGACAACCCGCCGGCTCATGGGGTTGGCTGGGAACCCTACCCGCTCTCTCTCCGGATTATCAACTGGATCAAGTGGGCATTCGCAGGTGGCTCTCTAGAGCCGGCTGCTCGCCAATCTCTTGCCATTCAGACGCGCCATTTGAGAAAACGACTGGAATATCATTTGCTCGGCAACCACTTGTTCGCCAATGCAAAAGCGCTGGTCTTCGCTGGTTGTTTTTTTGAAGGCGAGGAGGCTGAAAACTGGCTTCGCTGCGGGATGAGGATCCTTGAACGGCAGATCCCTGAACAAGTCCTTGCCGACGGCGGTCATTTCGAGCGAAGCACCATGTATCATGCTCTCGCATTCGAGGACATGCTTGACCTTGCGAACCTTGCAAAGGTTTTTCCCCTGTCGTTCCGTCCGTGGGCTGCTCAGGTGTCGGGGTGGCCTGAGGTGATTCAAAATATGGGTAGCTGGCTGAAGGCCATGTGTCACCCCGATCAGGAGATCGGCTTCTTCAATGATGCGGCTTTGGGCATCGCACCCCCGACGTGTGAATTGTTAGCCTATGCCTCACGCCTCGGGTTCGATTGGCCGGAAGATCGTAGGGCGGTGGTCCATCTGGAGCCCTCGGGGTACGTTCGGGCCTGCATTGGGGATGCGATGCTCTTGATTGACGTAGCGCCTGTCGGTCCCGACTACCTTCCCGGGCACGCCCACGCTGATACGCTCAGTTTCGAATTTTCTCTGTTTGGGCAGCGCATCTTGGTCAATTCAGGAACGTCGCGATATGGCCTTGGATCGGAGCGTGAGGCCGAGCGCGGTACAGGCGCACACTCCACGGTTCAAATCGACGGGAGGAATTCATCGGAAGTCTGGGGTGGTTTTAGGGTGGCGAGGCGTGCCTATCCATCAGGTGTCAGGGTGCATTCCGAAAACGAGGCGATTGTCATCGAGGCCTCTCACACGGGCTACCACTGGCTTCCCGGGCGCCCTGTGCACAGGCGTCGATGGGTGTTGGGAAAGGGAAAGCTTGAAGTTCATGACACTGTAAGTGGAGGCTTCTCAGAGGCTATTTCCCGAATGTATTTCCACCCTGTGGTTGGGCTAACTCTCGAGGGTAGTGGTGGCCAGGCAATATGGCGTGACAAGGTCGTACGCTGGTGGACGGACTCTCAATCGGCATCCTTGGAAAGCTCGGCGTGGCACCCTGAGTTTGGGGTTTCCCTCCCGAACCGCTGCATACAACTGCTCATTCAGCCGGCGAAGGTGGCTGCCTCCTGTTGTTTTATTCTTGATTGGACATAA
- a CDS encoding glycosyltransferase family 4 protein: MHILFLTDNFPPEVNAPASRTYEHTREWIKAGHQVTVLTCAPNFPKGKVFAGYRNRLWQTEWMDGIRVIRVWTYIAANEGFLARILDYVSFMISSTLAAMLVRQADLVIGTSPQFFTACAAYLVGRLKGIPFIFELRDLWPESIKAVGAMKDSWIIRCLEHIELFLYQRADAVISVTNSFKQNLIGRGIDGHKIHVVTNGVDLSRFAPLPKDAALAEELGLKDCFVGGYIGTHGMAHGLETLLDSAEIFQKENRMDIHILLLGDGACKADLKAKAKERGLTSVIFIDSVPKAEVVRYWSLLDISIIHLRDTDLFSSVIPSKMFESMGMGIPLVHGVSGESAEIVEREGVGLVFHSGDAQALHDALVILKNDSERFKMLRNRCLEAAVNYDRAALAAKMLRVIEAIRGVPK; this comes from the coding sequence ATGCATATTCTCTTCCTTACAGACAACTTTCCTCCAGAGGTCAATGCGCCAGCCTCGAGGACCTATGAGCACACGCGTGAGTGGATCAAGGCAGGACACCAAGTGACTGTGCTGACTTGCGCCCCTAACTTTCCAAAGGGGAAAGTATTCGCCGGGTACCGAAATCGCCTATGGCAAACGGAGTGGATGGATGGGATCCGAGTGATTCGGGTGTGGACATATATCGCAGCAAATGAAGGTTTCCTTGCTCGAATTTTGGATTACGTCAGTTTTATGATCTCTTCAACCTTGGCCGCCATGCTGGTGCGTCAGGCCGATCTGGTCATTGGCACCTCTCCGCAATTCTTCACGGCATGCGCTGCTTATTTGGTTGGTCGGCTAAAAGGAATCCCTTTCATATTTGAGCTCCGTGACCTTTGGCCTGAATCCATCAAGGCGGTCGGAGCGATGAAGGATAGTTGGATTATTAGATGCCTCGAGCATATTGAACTGTTTTTATATCAGAGAGCTGATGCTGTCATTTCGGTCACCAATTCCTTTAAACAGAACCTTATTGGAAGAGGGATCGATGGCCATAAAATTCATGTTGTAACCAATGGTGTCGATTTGTCTCGATTCGCCCCTCTTCCAAAGGATGCGGCTCTTGCTGAAGAGCTAGGCCTAAAAGATTGCTTCGTGGGTGGTTACATTGGCACCCACGGTATGGCACATGGCTTAGAGACTCTCCTTGACTCAGCTGAAATATTCCAAAAGGAGAATCGGATGGACATCCACATTCTTCTTCTAGGCGACGGAGCTTGCAAGGCCGACCTCAAGGCCAAGGCTAAGGAGCGAGGGCTTACGAGTGTCATCTTCATTGATTCTGTGCCAAAAGCAGAAGTTGTTCGCTATTGGTCGCTTCTGGATATTTCAATCATTCATTTGCGGGATACCGACCTGTTCTCATCAGTCATACCTTCAAAGATGTTCGAATCCATGGGAATGGGCATCCCATTGGTGCATGGGGTTTCAGGAGAATCCGCCGAAATCGTCGAGAGGGAAGGGGTTGGGCTTGTGTTCCACTCGGGAGATGCTCAGGCCCTTCATGACGCCCTGGTGATTTTGAAAAACGATTCTGAACGCTTCAAGATGTTGCGCAACAGATGCCTAGAAGCAGCAGTCAACTATGATCGCGCAGCCTTGGCCGCCAAAATGTTAAGGGTTATCGAGGCTATCAGGGGTGTACCTAAATGA